TAGCAAACCTCTGCTAGGCGATCCTCACATATACGAAGAAGAGCAATAGCCTTCAGACTTATGCGGTGAGAAGTCTTATTATTAGCAAATCGGATAAGGCAGTTGACACAATCCATGAAACAATCCGCAACTACTTTATCAAAGTGTTCCAATATAACTGCAAACCTTTTGTAGATTAGATACACTATATATAACCAAACAAAAATACACCAATATAAAATGAcaagcagaaaaataaaggagaaAAAGGTAAGCTCTTACCCTGCTCAACATTTTCAAATGCACTTTCCACAATGGATTCAAAATCATCATCCGCAGCTGCcgtaaaaatcataaaaacacTGCGCCATCCAGATTTTATGCTTCGTACTTTAGATTTTATCATCTGCAATAGACTGATAATCAATTTCTGCTACAAAGAAATAGATAAGTATTCAGGGAAATTTGAAATGCATACTTGAACAATGCAGTCAACAATTAGGCTCCTTATGGATTCACTTCGACTATTCCTCATAAGAATAACAAATGGCTTGAGGATGTCATTTTGAAATGTGAAGTTGGAAAGTTCAGCATGCTCAAGATATTTCATACCAAGTTGCCTTAGTGAATCTATGGCATACATAGCAATTTTCTCATCATGATGGCTCCCAGCAGAAATAAAATGATTTGCCAAGACAGACCATATTCTAGCCCACACCTGGAAGACATTGATAGAAATTTGTAAACATAAGCAATTATTTTTATCTGGCAGGGGACAGATACAGTTCCTCAATGTACATAGCAGCTCAAGATGTTCACCAAAATGTTACAATAGCTAAAGTATCTCAGAAATTTCGcagcaataaaataaataaataagcaaGGTACAACATTCTCAATACAACGACCAGACAATACAGTATCTTACGGAATCTGGCAAATCATTCATCTAAATATGATAGAATTAAGCACATATGTATTGATATAAAGAACATTATCCCCAATGGTAACAACAGCACTGGTCGGTCAACAAATTTCAGGGCCTGAAGAAATTATTAGCCACACACCGAGCAGCAGAGAACACAAGTTAATTACATTACAACCACCAGCAAAAAGATATCAACGCATTTGCCATTATGAAAAGGAATTTCGATTAATAATTCTTATCAATTCGTGGTTTCATAATCattatttgtttctttaaaGTTTAGTATCAGGTTTCAGGTTCTATATTTAAATCTAACATGGAGTTATGGAACTGGTGCTTGAtggatttttttcctttttgattgCTCAATAGTGATGCGATCCCCCAGCCAAAAGGCAGGATGATGAGGAGCTTCACCACTTGAACCAGCAGTGCTCCTCAAAAGGTGCTTGATGACTATAAAATCACCATCTTGTCTAATTCTAATTCTCTGGTTTTCAAAAATCACTTCTCTTCCATCCCAAATAGCCATCCTAAATTTCAACCTTCAAAGGCAGGACCAGCAAACCAACACCTGCCACATAAAATAAATTCTCATCTCTGCCAAAAGATTCGTAATCACGTGTCTTGTGCAGAGTTGAGATATCCTTTGCAACTCACAAGTCCATATAATACAACACATCCACGCAACTAGGATAACTAAAGTTGCACAACCTTCAGGATGGGAACTTCTGTTCTACTGAAACTCATTCATTTCAAGACAAACTAGTAAACCTACAGAAAAGCatgattttgtaaaaaaatttgtAGTCCGCAAGTACATCAAGCATATGAAACTTTAAATAGAATGTTCGAATGTTCTGAATTCTTTCTAACAAAATAAGTTGTTCCCAGAATCAAGAACATAACATTAACTTCTCCAACTATTCCCAAAGATCCAAATATTTCCATCCAGCAAGAAAAACATGACACGCACATACATGCATCGGTTAACATTTTCCTTCTTTCTGGAAAGCAAGCATTCAGTCACCATCAATGTCGAACTCAAAATATGTCAAGTTAGTTGTAGCAAGTCAAGATGTCCTGCATCCTTCATTCACTTGTGTTATTAATTCATTCTCACAAAGTGGTAAGGTTACTCACTGTAGTCATGGTTTCAGGGGTTCAAACAGTAGAAAGAGATGGCGCAAACAGTTTCTCTCCCCAGACTAGCATTAACAGGAGTCCTGTAAATAGGATGTGACTATAAAGAGCTAAATGGCATCTTGAGACATGGAAAGCATGACCCGGCAAATGCGTACAGTAACAGTAAGAGGGAACTCTAACTTCAATCCACCAACTTAATTCCCCAGTGACCATCGCTTATGTTGTAATCCTTTAACATGTCAGAAGGATCAGAAAGTAATTGGAAGGACAAAGGCGAGTTTACAGAAAGTCATTAAATAACCAGTTTTATCAAAAAGGCGCTTCCGATATGAATGAGCAAAACCAATGATTTTAGTGAATAAAGGGGGTACCATTCGTATGCGAGCCATATTGTAATAGCTGATCTCTACAAGCTTTTGCAAGCTGAATACACGGGCTGGAGTTTGTTTCAGTTCCTCAGCCGATACACCGCAAAGGGCAGTAAAAAATTCCACAACAGATTCACTGGGCAACTTCACACTGTTGACAAAAGCTTTTTCAGCAGGCTTCCCAGCCAACTCTTTTAAGGATTGAATAACAGCGTCTCGGGAGATCTGGTTTGATCCATGCATGACAGTTGCAGCGATAGAAGGCGTTGTCCTGATGAATTCAAGCCGAGAAACACATTCCAAAACTGCATTCCATGTGTCTTGAAGGGAGTCAGTTTCAGAGTCACATAGAGCAAGTAGAGTCCGCAATGCTTCCACATTCTTACTACGCAACTCCTTCGGGGCATGCAAGAAAGTAAATCTGGAGTACAAACTCAAATGATTAATTATGAGCGTCACAAAATCTTCATctcaataataaaaagaaaaaactagatATACTCCCCCAATTATTTCCTGAGAGAACATCAATTAAATTAATAGAAACACGAAAAGGATGGAACAACCACATTGAGAAATTATGGACTAAATAATAGGGGAAAACCGGAAAGGCACCACAGACCTCACTAGAGATGTTAGAAAAGCATAGCGCATGGTATCCATCCCGAGAACATATGTAATATGTATTCCAGCATTGAATCCTTCCATGCAGAGAACAACTCTCGGCTTATTTTCACCTTCCTCCATTGTAACAGAGAAAGTAGCAAGCAAAGGCCATCCAACAGCTTCAACCATAGGCCTCACAATTTCTGTCTGTTGTGCCGTATAGAAAACGCCTCTTCTTGATCCCTGATTCCGGATTATCGCTTGTGTTTTCTTGATAATAGATTCACTTTCAGATTTAGCATCAGTTGATGAGTTTCTTTTGGGCAGTGCCAGATTGAGAATGCTGACAAGACCGCCTCTTTCTTCACCATATGGCTTCTGCCTGCTGCCTTTCCCTACACTACCTGTCTCATCTTTCATTTTTATCTCTTCCTTAATGATAGAATCATAAATTTCTCCTAGGAGTTCTGTTGGAGCACAATCTTCATCATCGTTGGTGGCATGCATGCGTATGAAATCTGATTTCGACGTCTTAGGCCACACCATTGGGTTATGGGCATCGGTATTTAGCAATATAACTGCATATGCAAGAACATAAGCAGTATCTGCATTTTTGAAAAGACCTGGATTGTCTGCGCAATATCTGTCATTCAACATATGAAAAACTCAGTTACTAACAGGAGATAAAAGGAAAAGGTCTAGAGTCAAAACACTATAACCATGCATGGAAAGTATTCAATTCTGCCCATTTAAAGCATAAGTTTGATAGAGTAAGAGCAGCAAGTCTCTCCTCGTTTTCTAAAATTTTAGGATGGCCCATCCAGCAGAGCCACACAGTAGCAATCAAACGCAAACCACTGCTATCATCAGTGACCAAGTTGCACCAGGTGGGATTGGATAACAAGACCTCTGAGTTTATTTTTGATCCTGTAGTTACCTTCCTTTACCACTGGGCTATGCAATATTTTTTTGAACCTTAACAGTGGTGATCTAAAGAGCatctttattcttttcttttctttgtttaaatgCAAAAGAGCACCACAGTAAAGGTAACACTAAAAGTGGCCaaattacttttttaaaaaaaaattgttcaacAGGGGTAGGCACTCAAACCCCCGCACTTAGGCCAGCGGCCAGCGCTGATGAGGAGCTTGAGAAAACAGGCTAAATTACTTATAAGTGACATAATAAAATTAACACTTCACAGCACGTGTAAACGTTAGCTGGGGAAATAACTCAGATCTACGGGTGTAcaggaaaattgaaaaagaatgaaaaaatataatcatgataaaATAGAAGAAGGGGCAAGGGATGTGCCTCAACTTAAACAAGCAAAAGCCCAACATAAGTATAAACACGTAATTGAGAATGAATACAAGTAAGATGTATGAGGTTCCCACGCATAATGTGTGGTAGTAAGAATACAAAAGAATTGCAGGAGAGACATGCTTCTTCATTACAAGAAAGCACCAGCACACATGCCTGCAGAAATAGCAGACACACACACAGCTTCCATGACAAACCCTACCTTTCCGCAAACTTCTCCATGATGCGATCTATCTTTTGAGCTTCTCCTGGAAGTCGAAATCCTTTAAGAAACTCACGGATCGCCGTATCGAACTTCATGCCTGAAAATTTCATGGCGTCCACATAAGCATGCATTACAGAGAGTGGAAACTCCTCATGCTGGCCCAAATAATCACCAATCATACCCTGTAAAACAGAGCGTGTCAGACAAGAATATATGCATACAAGTAAAAATCCATTGCAATATTAGATTTCAAGATTCCACCTTGTCCAAATTTGGAGTGTTTCGCAAAAACTGGGCAACTGAAGCAAAATTGTTTTCAACCAACTTATTAGCTATCAGATACTCAATGCCTTTTACTGGATGCCTGTTGAACTGCAGCAATAGAAGTGTTAGTCTAATATAGCCCAAGAAATTAACGAAGATGGATCAAAAAAGATCTATAATGTGGCACACTAATCACATCAGACTCTATATTAAGATataaaacaaagaagataaCAAGTTCACCTCCGATATGGCAGCTTCCACAGTAGATTTATGAGTCTTTGCCTTCTCAAAATTATTTGGACCATCATCCCTTATTTTTGCCTCAATAGATTCTCTAGTTGAAACATCCTCTTCAAGAGACTGTGAACTTTTGCTCTGCTTTTCTAAATCTCTGCATGACTTCTCCCACTCAACGAGTGACTTGAGCACGTTTACAAGGCACTGGAAATATAAAGGAAGAAAAGCTCAACCAGAAGTTCCACCAAATAGCAGCATAGAAcatatagaaaaagaaaagtacaaCTAAGAAGTACTCTAGAAAGCAGACATGTAATAGATAAACCAACCTGAAGTGATGAACCTTTGACCAAATTGCTTTGAGATACAGAGACAGAATTAGGATCTGCAGTTTGTATCCCCTGAGTGATTTTAGATAGAGTGGTGACCTATATAATATACCAGAAGACAAATATGAAGAATGTATTAAAACTATTTTCACGAAACCCGATTCGTAAAAAAATCAAGTGAATGTTCATGAGATTTCACCATGCACTCAAACAAATTTGGTGCTTCAAGATCACAGTCATAATTGACATACATATCAATCAACATCTGAGGATCCCCACAAACTTTCTCCAGCACCCTGAAAAAACTACACATGATCAGATGATTAAGAAAAATGAGGAAGAACCAGAATAACAAATTAACAGCTAATGTAGACAGCCAAACCACAAAACACATTCATTGTACATAAAACATTCAATCAACTATAAAGATTTTTACCTCAGAACACTTGTTTTCTGATTGATAGGACATTCCAAGTTATCCAATGATCTTAAAACTATCAAGGGAAAGAAGATGCCTATTTCCCcctgaaaatatttttatgcATATACACCAAAGGAAATTGTCGGAAACAACATCCTCGTAAGAAATACATCACTGAAATATATTGTCGAGAACATACCTTCAGACTTTCCCTGAATCGCAATAAAAGCACTGAGAAGATTCTGGTTGCATACTGCCAGgagcaaaaaaataatattaaaactataatttataatattcaCAGTCCTGTATgccacaaaagaagaaaattaactGGTTGATATACCTGGAAAATGACAGGAGACTGAGAAACTGAAGCCCGCAACAAAGCGTAAGAGAGATACGCCTTTACCGAATCAATAAAATGGAAGTTCTTTGTAAATGACTTGCTAACCCCTTCTAATAAACCCTGCAATTCCACATAACAATTGTGTTTTTCTGACAATAcataacaaaataattattataaaagagAACCATTTAGCAGAAACTAAAAAGCCTTCTTCTGGTCAAACATTTAAGAAATACGCCTCATGATTAATGACATTAATCATTTTTCTTGAAATGAAAGATATCGACTGCAATTTTCTAATGCTCTAAAAGATCACAAGGTTACTTTGCTTCTATCATCTCAAACTTCCCCAATAAAACAACATCTCAGTTTTTAAACAATATTCGCATTAATTTGACTAACATTGTATTTCCTTACAAAAGTGTGAACGCCAAAAAAATAGTCTACAAACTGACAGAGatgataaataaaattttaaagcaAACCCAAGTTGCTAGGAATAAATATCATTGTATTACTCTGAAAATCTACCTAGGAGATTGTGGAAGAAAAATAGTAATAGATTTGTGGAGCTAACCTGCAGAAGCTCAAGAGATAGAATACGTGACTTGGTCGTGACTTCATCATTATCTTCCTTCATTCCCATCTGCAGAAAGTATATTTGAGAAACCATGAAAACGGTTCCTGAAATTCTTGGTGAGAAAAATTGTAAGGAACcaaatctttaccttgcaaaggGTGCGGAAAACCAATAAAGTATCCCGTTGTCCTATGCTCATGCTCTCAAGGTCAATACCTCTTGAATTATTTAGTAATGATTTCAAGAATGCCCATCAAAGGTAATTAAGTAGTTACAGAAACAAGAAAATTGGAAATAGCATCCACCGCAGAATGTCAGATGCATACCGTGTTATCTTTTTACCATCCTCAATATGCACAGCTTTGTCAAGAACAGCCTCTAGACCCTGAACAAAAAGTATATTCTTATGACCAACATCCAAAAGTTTAATAAAAGAGAAGTACCAgaattcccaaaaaaaaaggcaagatAGTTGGTTATGGGAACAAAAGCCTTTAACTATACATGTAAACAGTTTGAGAGAGGCAGAGAGAAACAGAAACAAAGACAAAGACGGACAAAAAGCTGCACCTTGATATCAGCACCACCTGCTAGACTATGGAGGTCATCAACTGATGTAAGAGATGCCTCTTTTGCCAGGTTGAGCGCATCTCCCAAAGTCATTCCTTTCTCATGTTGGTCAATTGATGAAGTCTCTTCAACTTTCATGTTTGATTTTTCCAATGAAGGACCTTCCACGCTCCCACCAGAGGCAGACAAGTTACTGACCTGAATTTCCTGCAAAACATTATTAGCATCCAATTTACACGGTGGAAACAATTCAATATTTTCCACTTATTtaataccattcaaaaaaaaagggaagactAAGAAACGTAAATTCCCTACAGGATCATTTTCCATTCTCCTGAATACAGTGCTAACCATCTGTGTAAGCATTGCCTTTGATGTACCTTGATTCATAGGGCTCTTGCTGCacaccaaatatcaagtgaTGAGAACTACTGCAAGCAAGACTGATGTAAGGATTCATATAACTTCAAAATACAAACCCATTAAGAGCAATATTGTAGCAAATCCTGATGACAGCAAGCAAAGGCTCTCCATGTACTGCATTCAGAACATAATCTCAGAGTGGTTTCATCAATCTTTAAATGCAGCTACAAAATAAAATTgggttaagaaaaaaaaaaagaagggggtCGATTATGCATGTAAATCttcaaatagccacgtgattaTTGTCATTGGTTCCATTCATCAACTACTTTTTGACTTACTATTAAAAGTAGTCTAACAGCTGTTGGTTCTCGCTCAACTtggcaacaaaattgaaaattccgGTGCTTATCATTTTTATAAGTTATGGGGGtatattcttaattttattttgtttggggAGGGGGGTGAAACGAACCTTGCCCCTTGTAAACGTATAAGGAGTAGACTACCGCTAGGGCCCAAGCTCCTTTTTCGACAATTCCAACGCAACAAGCTCAAACTCTAAAGAACACTTTGGATGTTGTTGGGTGacgtacatacatatatatatacattatttatACAAAAACCCAGAATCTGAATTCTTCAGCCACACAAATTTGTAAGCAGGTTCTCGAATATGCCACTAAGACACTATCTCGCATGCTTTAAAGCTAATAAGCTGTGCTCTGCCTATTTATGTGTAATTTTTGACTGGTAAAACTTTGAAGCTCAAGGAAAAGTTAGCTCCCTGCTAGTCCCCTTTCCACCAATACTTGCGCGTATAGCTAGATATATAAAGAGAGACAATTAATCAATTTTAGTAACATAAATAACTTATACAAAACTAGACTTTTATCTCAAAGCATACCTCTCAACTTTGTGGATGACACAGCAGCTATAAGTACCTTCAACACTTGCAGAATAGTACTGCACATGGCCCCTCAACAGTAGTCAATCATGACAATAAAAATATGCAGGAGAAGAATTACCAATTACATAGATGCATACCTCTCAGAGGACGAGTTATCAACACAATTGCATACCATGTTCAGAATATCAGTAAAAAGTGGGGCATTTTTACCGCCATCTAAACCTGGATCTCCCTCTAAATGACCATAGGCAATAAGTTTCTGCGCTTGTAATTCAAAGAATCAAGTTAGAAATTACTATGCACTAGATCTAAGCATTTGAAAGTTCAAGAACACAACTCACAACATGGTATATGATTACTGGAATATAAAGCAATGACATGTAAAAGGCATTACGAGATTGTCAAACCTATATCAGGCTCAAAAGAGGTCATTGCATATGAAATGATGTtctagaaagggaaaaaaatctctaaaaaaacaacaaaagatgcATACATGAAGACAGTCCAAAGCGGCTTCcagaattttcatatttttggttACAAACGCTAGACGAAGAGGATTTAGGACAAGCTCTGCATCAGCTTCCCCTAAGGTGTACCCAGCACTAGCTAAGGCGGTTGAAATGCTTCCACTGACACCCACTGCCTTGCCATCCTGCCGTGCCTCTTCAGCAGCATACTGATCTGTGCATGACAAATCTGACTCTGTTTCAGGTTTTGCAGCTTCCCCTTCAGAGTCAAGCGAACTAGGGGGAAAAGGGCAAAAAGAATGACTTAGGACCTAAACTTGAAGTTAACAATTAACAACACCTGGTCTCATTCAAATAAAATTCTGACAGAAACCATTTTATGAAGCAATCCAATTATAATAACCAAGGATTCAAGATGATAACCCCAAAGGCCTTGATGTAATGCAATTCGACAATACTATGTTTGGAGCTTACAATAATTTA
This genomic window from Tripterygium wilfordii isolate XIE 37 chromosome 9, ASM1340144v1, whole genome shotgun sequence contains:
- the LOC120005376 gene encoding brefeldin A-inhibited guanine nucleotide-exchange protein 5-like isoform X4, which encodes MVCNCVDNSSSESTILQVLKVLIAAVSSTKLRVHGEPLLAVIRICYNIALNGKSPMNQGTSKAMLTQMVSTVFRRMENDPEIQVSNLSASGGSVEGPSLEKSNMKVEETSSIDQHEKGMTLGDALNLAKEASLTSVDDLHSLAGGADIKGLEAVLDKAVHIEDGKKITRGIDLESMSIGQRDTLLVFRTLCKMGMKEDNDEVTTKSRILSLELLQGLLEGVSKSFTKNFHFIDSVKAYLSYALLRASVSQSPVIFQYATRIFSVLLLRFRESLKGEIGIFFPLIVLRSLDNLECPINQKTSVLSFFRVLEKVCGDPQMLIDMYVNYDCDLEAPNLFECMVTTLSKITQGIQTADPNSVSVSQSNLVKGSSLQCLVNVLKSLVEWEKSCRDLEKQSKSSQSLEEDVSTRESIEAKIRDDGPNNFEKAKTHKSTVEAAISEFNRHPVKGIEYLIANKLVENNFASVAQFLRNTPNLDKGMIGDYLGQHEEFPLSVMHAYVDAMKFSGMKFDTAIREFLKGFRLPGEAQKIDRIMEKFAERYCADNPGLFKNADTAYVLAYAVILLNTDAHNPMVWPKTSKSDFIRMHATNDDEDCAPTELLGEIYDSIIKEEIKMKDETGSVGKGSRQKPYGEERGGLVSILNLALPKRNSSTDAKSESESIIKKTQAIIRNQGSRRGVFYTAQQTEIVRPMVEAVGWPLLATFSVTMEEGENKPRVVLCMEGFNAGIHITYVLGMDTMRYAFLTSLVRFTFLHAPKELRSKNVEALRTLLALCDSETDSLQDTWNAVLECVSRLEFIRTTPSIAATVMHGSNQISRDAVIQSLKELAGKPAEKAFVNSVKLPSESVVEFFTALCGVSAEELKQTPARVFSLQKLVEISYYNMARIRMVWARIWSVLANHFISAGSHHDEKIAMYAIDSLRQLGMKYLEHAELSNFTFQNDILKPFVILMRNSRSESIRSLIVDCIVQMIKSKVRSIKSGWRSVFMIFTAAADDDFESIVESAFENVEQVILEHFDKVVADCFMDCVNCLIRFANNKTSHRISLKAIALLRICEDRLAEGLIPGGALKPIDTTVDETFDVTEYYWFPMLAGLSDLTSDPRPEVRSCALEVLFDLLNERGHKFSSSFWESIFHRVLFPIFDQVRHAGKESLVSSGDEWFRETSIHSLQLLCDLFNTFYKEVCFMLPPLLSLLLDCAKKTDQTVVSISLGALVHLIEVGGHQFSESDWEMLLKSIRDASYTTQPLELLNALGFENPMPSVKSDADGEVNNHRLEVGDNGYITPRASPRAVVVQTDLNGSEGMPSPSKTASDSVGLQKTQSISQKFMANMMDNIFLRRASKPDNHISDTSVSSSPAKVSDAAENDVKEEEESPLMGTVRGKCITQLLLLVAIDSIQRKYWSKLKAPQKMAVMDILLSLLEFTTSYNSFSNLRVRMNHIPVDRPPLNLLRQELVGTGIYMDVLQKTTLGISASNEQNVESNGSQDVKTDSSTSEDPHVEEKFQRTAEEKLVSFCEQVLRDASDLQSSVGETTNMEIHRVLELRSPIIVKVLKGMCFMNHQIFRRHLMDFYPLLTKLVCYDQMDVRGALGDLFRVQLTALLP